From the genome of Phyllostomus discolor isolate MPI-MPIP mPhyDis1 chromosome 12, mPhyDis1.pri.v3, whole genome shotgun sequence, one region includes:
- the LOC114510576 gene encoding vomeronasal type-1 receptor 4-like has product MCLSVLSRFYGFEQSHCTSDTNGMISVDLPILMLILAQTGIGIVGNALLFCHYICSLFRRHVLRPLEQIINHIALANTLVLLCGGLPQTMATFGMKFFLDDVGCKLVLYFQRVAWGSSLSITCLLGIFQALHTNPTNSRWAKLKFKSPKYVNSSCILSWIFHLLVNTIVPMRVSGPENSKNISMKLNLGHCSRVFLNTITETMCSVIFSSVDVICLGLMIWASGSMIFFLCRHKQQVQYIHRTRKSPQISSETRATKFILIFVSMFVLFYSLSSAFETWVYLFDNPPWRLVSTSMLLTSCFPTFSPFLLLKSDNHISSLCSFC; this is encoded by the coding sequence ATGtgtctttctgttctttccagGTTCTATGGATTTGAGCAAAGTCATTGTACCTCAGACACTAACGGCATGATTTCTGTTGACTTGCCAATACTTATGCTCATCCTTGCTCAGACTGGGATAGGGATTGTGGGAAATGCCTTACTCTTTTGCCATTATATCTGCTCTCTCTTTAGGAGACATGTATTGAGACCCTTAGAGCAAATAATCAACCATATTGCTTTAGCCAATACTTTGGTCCTTCTTTGTGGAGGACTTCCTCAGACAATGGCAACCTTTGGGATGAAATTTTTCCTAGATGATGTTGGATGTAAACTTGTCTTGTATTTCCAAAGAGTGGCCTGGGGAAGTTCCCTCAGCATCACCTGTCTTTTGGGTATCTTCCAAGCATTGCATACTAACCCCACGAACTCCAGATGGGCAAAACTCAAATTCAAATCCCCAAAGTATGTCAATTCTTCATGTATCTTGAGCTGGATATTTCATTTGCTGGTAAATACCATTGTTCCTATGAGAGTAAGTGGACCAGAGAATAGCAAAAATATCAGCATGAAATTAAATCTTGGACACTGCTCTCGTGTGTTTCTTAACACAATTACAGAAACAATGTGTTCAGTTATTTTCTCCTCTGTTGATGTTATTTGTTTGGGACTCATGATATGGGCCAGTGGATCCATGATATTTTTCCTCTGCCGGCACAAACAGCAAGTCCAATACATTCACAGAACTAGGAAATCACCCCAAATATCCTCAGAGACCAGAGCCACAAAATTTATCCTGATATTTGTGAGCatgtttgtcttattttattctctctcttctgcttttgAAACGTGGGTCTATCTTTTTGACAATCCACCATGGCGGCTGGTGAGCACCAGCATGCTTCTAACATCTTGTTTTCCAACCTTCAGTCCCTTTTTGCTCTTAAAAAGTGACAACCATAtctccagcctctgctccttttGCTGA